One region of Corvus moneduloides isolate bCorMon1 chromosome 1, bCorMon1.pri, whole genome shotgun sequence genomic DNA includes:
- the GDAP1 gene encoding LOW QUALITY PROTEIN: ganglioside-induced differentiation-associated protein 1 (The sequence of the model RefSeq protein was modified relative to this genomic sequence to represent the inferred CDS: substituted 1 base at 1 genomic stop codon), translating into MAPLVLYHWTQSFSSQKVRLAIAEKALKCEEHDVNLPLSEHNEPWFMRLSSSGEVPVLIHGENIICEATQIIDYLEATFVDEGVPRLMPEEGSMYYPRVQHYRELLDSLPMDAYTHGCILHPELTVDSMIPAYATSRIRSQISNTESELKKLAEENPDLQDAYIAKQKRLKSKLLDHDNIKYLKKILDELEKVLDQVETELQRRNEETPEDGNQPWLCGDFFSLADVSLAVTLHRLKFLGLARRNXGNGKRPNLEAYYERVVKRKAFYKVLGHVNNILISAVLPTAFRVAKKRAPRVLGTTLLVSMLAGVGYLAFLCLRKRFANMVLSIRTRQNYF; encoded by the exons ATGGCGCCGCTGGTGCTGTACCACTGGACGCAGTCCTTCTCCTCGCAGAAG GTGCGGTTGGCAATAGCCGAGAAGGCGCTGAAGTGCGAGGAGCACGATGTGAACCTGCCGCTGAGCGAGCACAACGAGCCGTGGTTCATGCGCTTGAGTTCCTCTGGAGAAGTACCCGTCCTGATCCATGGAGAAAACATAATTTGTGAGGCAACGCAGATTATTGATTACCTTGAAGCGACGTTCGTAGATG AGGGAGTACCAAGATTAATGCCAGAAGAGGGGAGCATGTATTATCCAAGGGTGCAGCACTATAGAGAGCTTTTAGACTCCTTGCCTATGGATGCCTACACACATGGCTGCATCCTGCACCCCGAGTTAACAGTGGACTCCATGATTCCAGCCTATGCTACCAGCAGAATCCGTA GCCAAATAAGTAACACAGAATCAGAATTGAAGAAACTTGCGGAAGAAAACCCGGACCTCCAAGATGCCTATATAGCAAAACAGAAGCGCCTTAAG TCTAAACTGCTGGATCATGATAATATAAAATACCTAAAGAAAATACTGGATGAACTGGAAAAAGTTTTGGATCAGGTTGAGACTGAATTGCAGCGGCGAAATGAGGAAACACCAG AAGATGGAAATCAGCCTTGGCTCTGTGGTGATTTCTTCAGTCTGGCAGATGTATCACTTGCTGTCACATTACATCGCCTGAAGTTTCTGGGATTAGCAAGAAGAAACTAGGGAAATGGAAAGCGGCCCAACTTGGAAGCTTATTATGAGCGTGTCGtgaagagaaaagcattttacaaagTTTTGGGACACGTCAACAATATATTAATCTCGGCTGTCCTGCCAACAGCATTCCGTGTGGCCAAGAAAAGGGCTCCCAGGGTTCTTGGCACGACCCTGCTGGTCAGCATGCTGGCGGGAGTGGGTTATCTGGCTTTCCTGTGTCTTCGGAAAAGATTTGCCAACATGGTGCTATCGATTAGAACcaggcaaaattatttttag